CAGCGGGCGGGATTAAGGGGCACTCCGCCAAAGGGGCGTTTCATCCTCTTCGGGGCGCCCCTGGAGCTGTAATGCGGGCTTGTACGAGCCTTTGTACGAGAGGCTCCGGCATTGTTCGACGTAATACCCAAGGTAGATCCATTTCAGCCCAAGACGCTGCGCGAGGCGGATTTGCTCGAGCAGTGTGTAGCGTCCCAGCGAAAATGAGGGGTAATCGGGATCGTAGTAGCAATACAGGGCGCTGATCCCCTCGTCGAGAATATCGACCAGGTCGACGGCAATGAGGCGTTCGTCGTCGAAATAGAGGATTTCGAATCCGAAATCGCCGTGCCCCTGCACGAATGAGGCGTAATAGTTTTTGGGATCGACTTTGGGTTCGTCCCAGGAGCGGGTATGGTGTTTGTAGCGGTGATAGCGTTCGAAAAGCTCCAGGTGGTCGCGCGTGAGGGTCGGGGGACGGATCAGGGTGTTCCATGAGCCGTTTTTCCGGAGGATGCGGCGTTCGGACTTGCTGAACGTGTAGTTTTGTACATCGATCTTGAGGCTTTCGCACGCGCGGCACTCCTGGCAGATGGGGCGAAAATACATCGACCCGAAACGCCGCCAGCCTCTGAGAATCAGCGCTTCACACTGTTCGCGGCTGCACTCCTGGATGATTTTGTAATGGATGCTCTGGGAGTTGCCGCTGATGTAGGCACAGGGCTCATGAAGGGCACACTCTTTGAGAATCTGGTTCATGGGCGAGGAGGATTACTCTTCCTCTTTCCGGCTGAGCGAGATGAGAACCCCTTCGAGCATTTCGTCGAGGTCGCCGTCGAGGATCGCGTTGATATTGCTGTACGCTTCGCCCGAACGGCTGTCTTTGATCTGCTGGTAGGGGGCCATGACGTAGGAACGGATCTGGTGGCCCCAGCCGATCTCGCTTTTTTCGACGCCGTCGATCGCGGCGCGCTGTTTTTCGAGTTCGAGTTCATAGAGGCGGGATTTGAGCATTTTGAAGGCGGTCGCCTTGTTTTTGTGCTGGCTTCGGTCGTTCTGGCACTGTACCACGATTCCCGTCGGGATGTGGGTGATACGGATCGCCGATTCGGTTTTGTTGACGTGCTGGCCGCCCGCCCCCGATGCGCGGTAGGTATCGAGGCGGATATCCTTGTCCTCGATCTCGATTTCGATGTCGTCGTCGATTTCGGGAGAAACGGTGACCGAGGTAAATGACGTGTGCCGTTTGGCTGCCGAGTCGAACGGGCTGATCCGCACGAGGCGGTGAATGCCGTTTTCGACTTTGAGATAGCCGTAGACGTTGACCCCTTTGATCAGCAATGATGCATCCTTGATCCCCGCCTCTTCACCGGGCTGGTAGTCGAGCATTTCAACGCTGAAGTCGTGGCGTTCGGCCCAGCGGGTGTACATTCGCAGCAGGATCGATGCCCAGTCCTGGGACTCGGTTCCCCCCGCACCCGGATGGATGGTGAGGATCGCGTTGTGGCTGTCGTGCTCGCCGCTTAGCAACACCTCGATCTCCATCGATTTGACCTGGTTCTCCAGTCCGGGGGCATCGGCGAAAAGGCTTTCGATTGTTTCGTCGTCTCCCTCTTCCTTGGCCATGTCGTAGAGGTCTTTGGCATCGCCGAGGGCATTGAAGGTCTTGGCGTATTTTGCCAGGCGCCGTTCGGCCTGGGTTTTCTCTTTCTGAACCGCTCCGGCGGCTGCCGCGTCGTTCCAGAACTCAGGGGAGTTTTCGAGCTCCGCGATCTCTTTGAGGCGCGCTTCGATGAGGTCTGGACGGACGACGTCGGTGACGTTTTGCATTTTCGTCGTCAGCGTTTTGAGAAGTTCGGTATATTCGTAGTGGTCCATAAGTGGGAATACCTTGTGATATATTATAATTGCGATTATAGTACACCTCCCCTGCATAAAGGCTAAAAGCATGATTATCGCCAGATCGGCGCAAGAACTGCGCAACGCTCTTGATTCCAAAACGGGATCGGTCGGTTTCGTCCCGACGATGGGGGCGCTCCACATCGGCCATCGCACCCTCATCGACGCGGCGCGGCGTGAGAACGATACCGTCGTCGTCTCGATCTTCGTCAATCCGACCCAGTTTCTGCCGGGGGAAGACCTCTCCAAATATCCCCGCCGCGAAGAGGCCGATTTCAAAATCTGCGAGCTCAGCGGGGTGGACGTGTTGTTCTACCCCGACGTGAGTACGATGTACGGCCGTGATGAAGTGCGGATCACCGCTCCCGACGTGCGCGGCTACATTCTCGAAGGGGCATCCCGCCCGGGGCATTTCGACGGGGTCCTTACCGTCGTTATGAAGCTTTTCAATCTCGTTCGCCCCACCCGCGCCTATTTCGGGAAAAAAGATGCGCAGCAGCTCTCCCTGATCACCCAGATGGTGGGGAACTTTTTTATGGATCTTACGATCGTCCCGATGGATACGGTCCGTGAAAACGACGGGCTGGCCCTCTCAAGCCGCAATGTTTACCTGAATCCTTCCGAGCGGACCGAGGCGCTGAAACTCTCCGCGTCGCTCAAACGGGCGACGAAACTGGTAATGCAGGGGACGCTCGAATCCGATGCGATCAAGGCGCAGATGCTGGAGATCCTCGAACCGTTGGAGGTCGAGTACGTCG
The window above is part of the Campylobacterota bacterium genome. Proteins encoded here:
- the panC gene encoding pantoate--beta-alanine ligase; amino-acid sequence: MIIARSAQELRNALDSKTGSVGFVPTMGALHIGHRTLIDAARRENDTVVVSIFVNPTQFLPGEDLSKYPRREEADFKICELSGVDVLFYPDVSTMYGRDEVRITAPDVRGYILEGASRPGHFDGVLTVVMKLFNLVRPTRAYFGKKDAQQLSLITQMVGNFFMDLTIVPMDTVRENDGLALSSRNVYLNPSERTEALKLSASLKRATKLVMQGTLESDAIKAQMLEILEPLEVEYVAIVNRAFESIGRVEIGNTIVLVAARVGSTRLIDNVWM
- a CDS encoding arginyltransferase, encoding MNQILKECALHEPCAYISGNSQSIHYKIIQECSREQCEALILRGWRRFGSMYFRPICQECRACESLKIDVQNYTFSKSERRILRKNGSWNTLIRPPTLTRDHLELFERYHRYKHHTRSWDEPKVDPKNYYASFVQGHGDFGFEILYFDDERLIAVDLVDILDEGISALYCYYDPDYPSFSLGRYTLLEQIRLAQRLGLKWIYLGYYVEQCRSLSYKGSYKPALQLQGRPEEDETPLWRSAP
- the prfB gene encoding peptide chain release factor 2, with product MDHYEYTELLKTLTTKMQNVTDVVRPDLIEARLKEIAELENSPEFWNDAAAAGAVQKEKTQAERRLAKYAKTFNALGDAKDLYDMAKEEGDDETIESLFADAPGLENQVKSMEIEVLLSGEHDSHNAILTIHPGAGGTESQDWASILLRMYTRWAERHDFSVEMLDYQPGEEAGIKDASLLIKGVNVYGYLKVENGIHRLVRISPFDSAAKRHTSFTSVTVSPEIDDDIEIEIEDKDIRLDTYRASGAGGQHVNKTESAIRITHIPTGIVVQCQNDRSQHKNKATAFKMLKSRLYELELEKQRAAIDGVEKSEIGWGHQIRSYVMAPYQQIKDSRSGEAYSNINAILDGDLDEMLEGVLISLSRKEEE